The Pseudomonas sp. FP2309 genome has a window encoding:
- a CDS encoding glutamine synthetase family protein — protein MNAPFDQLSTWLKEHKITEVECVISDLTGIARGKIAPTNKFLHERGMRLPESVLLQTVTGDFVDDDIYYDLLDPADIDMVCRPVSNATYVVPWAIEPTAIVIHDTFDKSGNPIELSPRNVLKKVLQLYTDRGWQPVVAPEMEFYLTQRCEDPDLPLKTPVGRSGRAETGRQSFSIDAANEFDPLFEDVYDWCEAQGLDLDTLIHEDGPAQMEINFRHGDALDLADQITVFKRTLREAALKHNVAATFMAKPVADEPGSAMHLHQSVVDIATGKPVFVDADGAMSPLFLHHIGGLQKYIPLLLPMFAPNVNSFRRFLPDTSAPVNVEWGEENRTVGLRVPTSSPDAMRVENRLPGADANPYLAIAASLLCGYLGMIERIDPSAPVQGRAYERRNLRLPLTLEDALARMEACETVKRYLGDKFVRGYVAVKRAEHENFKRVISSWEREFLLLSV, from the coding sequence ATGAACGCCCCCTTCGATCAGCTGTCCACCTGGCTGAAAGAACACAAGATTACCGAAGTCGAATGCGTGATCAGTGACTTGACTGGCATCGCACGCGGCAAGATTGCGCCCACCAATAAGTTCCTGCATGAGCGAGGCATGCGCCTGCCGGAAAGTGTGTTGCTGCAAACGGTAACCGGGGACTTTGTCGACGACGACATCTACTACGACCTGCTCGACCCGGCCGACATCGACATGGTCTGCCGTCCCGTATCCAACGCCACCTACGTGGTGCCGTGGGCCATCGAGCCCACCGCGATTGTGATCCACGACACCTTCGACAAGAGCGGCAACCCCATCGAGCTGTCGCCGCGCAACGTGCTGAAAAAAGTCTTGCAGCTTTACACCGACCGGGGCTGGCAGCCCGTCGTGGCGCCGGAAATGGAGTTCTACCTGACCCAGCGCTGCGAAGACCCGGACCTGCCGCTCAAGACCCCGGTGGGACGCTCCGGCCGAGCCGAAACCGGCCGTCAGTCGTTTTCCATCGACGCGGCCAACGAATTCGACCCGCTGTTCGAAGACGTCTACGACTGGTGCGAAGCCCAGGGTCTGGACCTCGACACGCTGATCCACGAAGACGGCCCGGCGCAGATGGAAATCAATTTTCGCCACGGTGACGCCCTGGACCTGGCCGACCAGATCACCGTGTTCAAACGCACCCTGCGCGAGGCCGCGCTCAAGCACAACGTGGCGGCCACCTTCATGGCCAAACCGGTGGCCGACGAACCGGGCAGCGCCATGCACCTGCACCAGAGCGTGGTGGACATCGCCACCGGAAAACCGGTGTTCGTCGATGCCGACGGCGCCATGAGCCCGCTGTTTTTGCACCACATCGGCGGTTTGCAGAAGTACATCCCCCTGCTGCTGCCAATGTTCGCGCCCAACGTCAATTCGTTCCGGCGCTTCTTGCCCGACACCTCGGCCCCGGTCAATGTGGAGTGGGGCGAAGAGAACCGCACCGTTGGCCTGCGCGTGCCCACCAGCAGCCCCGACGCCATGCGCGTGGAAAACCGCCTGCCGGGCGCCGATGCCAACCCTTATCTGGCGATTGCCGCGAGCCTGCTGTGCGGTTACCTGGGCATGATTGAGCGGATCGACCCCAGCGCGCCGGTGCAAGGCCGTGCCTATGAGCGCCGCAACCTGCGTTTGCCGCTGACCCTCGAAGATGCGCTGGCGCGCATGGAAGCGTGCGAAACGGTCAAGCGCTACCTGGGCGACAAATTCGTGCGCGGCTATGTGGCGGTCAAGCGTGCCGAGCATGAGAATTTCAAGCGGGTGATCAGTTCCTGGGAGCGTGAGTTCCTGCTGTTGAGCGTCTAA
- a CDS encoding thiamine pyrophosphate-dependent dehydrogenase E1 component subunit alpha, producing MSTHLSTDQLLHAYTVMRTIREFEERLHVEFATGEIPGFVHLYAGQEASAAGVMAHLNDDDCIASNHRGHGHCIAKGVDVFGMMAEIYGKKTGVCGGKGGSMHIADQEKGMLGANGIVGAGAPLAAGAALAAKLKGSQGVAVAFFGDGGSNEGAVFEAMNLAAIMNLPCLFVAENNGYAEATGSGWSVACKDIAERAVGFGMPGVIVDGNDFFAVHQALGVAVARAREGAGPTLVEVKLSRFYGHFEGDAQTYRGPDEVKNLRESHDCLVLFRQRCSAEGWLDTAQFERIDAEVVQLIDDAVRLAKSDPKPQAADLLSDVYVAYRA from the coding sequence ATGTCCACTCACCTGTCCACCGATCAACTGCTGCATGCCTACACGGTGATGCGCACCATTCGTGAGTTTGAAGAGCGCCTGCACGTGGAATTCGCCACCGGCGAGATCCCCGGTTTCGTGCACTTGTACGCCGGCCAGGAAGCCAGCGCCGCCGGGGTCATGGCCCACCTCAACGATGATGATTGCATCGCCTCCAACCACCGTGGCCACGGCCACTGCATCGCCAAGGGCGTGGATGTGTTCGGCATGATGGCCGAGATCTACGGCAAAAAAACCGGCGTGTGCGGCGGCAAGGGCGGCTCCATGCACATCGCCGACCAGGAGAAAGGCATGCTCGGCGCCAACGGCATTGTCGGCGCCGGTGCACCGTTGGCAGCCGGCGCCGCACTGGCGGCCAAGCTCAAGGGCAGCCAGGGCGTGGCCGTGGCGTTTTTTGGCGACGGCGGCTCCAACGAGGGCGCGGTGTTCGAAGCGATGAACCTGGCCGCGATCATGAACCTGCCGTGCCTGTTCGTCGCCGAAAACAACGGCTATGCCGAAGCCACCGGCTCCGGTTGGTCGGTGGCCTGCAAGGACATCGCCGAGCGTGCCGTGGGGTTTGGCATGCCGGGGGTGATTGTCGATGGCAACGACTTCTTCGCCGTGCACCAGGCGCTGGGCGTGGCGGTGGCGCGGGCGCGCGAGGGCGCCGGGCCGACCTTGGTCGAGGTCAAGTTGAGCCGCTTCTACGGCCATTTTGAAGGCGATGCGCAAACCTATCGCGGCCCGGACGAAGTGAAGAACCTGCGCGAATCCCACGATTGCCTGGTGTTGTTCCGCCAGCGCTGCAGCGCCGAAGGCTGGTTGGACACCGCGCAGTTCGAGCGCATCGACGCCGAGGTGGTGCAGTTGATTGACGACGCCGTGCGCCTGGCCAAGTCCGATCCCAAGCCCCAAGCCGCCGACCTGCTCAGCGACGTCTATGTCGCCTACCGCGCATAA
- a CDS encoding helix-turn-helix domain-containing protein, with amino-acid sequence MTQATALRVQAFSTGDVAAQCSATPGWVQQYQQMSPGHFAGRIRYLDLQGVQVYEECMNTRVEQHFNAPPGALAFCFDGSDNALYLLNGESRNTWITPENYREVAVVFGAQFVQRHGLEMNRLEGLFMAPLTCQQNVLFTRWLSGTLTRLATLTDPISRDALTRQLLDDCLFILDNTCVGLDRSALHKRSAERQLMARIGEWAADAPDETVNLLQLAQIAGVPLRQLQQGFKTYTGMSPAQWLRLRRLNGARRELLNAAGATVAEVAMNWSFWHLGRFSHSYRALFKELPSETLKRSL; translated from the coding sequence ATGACACAGGCAACAGCTTTGCGCGTACAGGCCTTCTCCACCGGTGATGTCGCCGCCCAATGCAGCGCGACACCGGGCTGGGTGCAACAGTACCAGCAGATGTCACCGGGGCATTTTGCCGGGCGGATCCGCTACCTCGACCTGCAAGGCGTGCAGGTGTACGAAGAATGCATGAACACCCGCGTCGAGCAACATTTCAACGCACCGCCGGGCGCGTTGGCGTTCTGTTTCGATGGCAGCGACAACGCGCTGTACCTGCTCAATGGCGAGAGCCGCAACACCTGGATCACCCCGGAGAACTACCGCGAAGTGGCGGTGGTGTTCGGCGCACAATTCGTGCAGCGCCATGGGTTGGAGATGAACAGGCTCGAAGGCCTGTTCATGGCACCGCTGACCTGCCAACAGAACGTGCTGTTCACGCGCTGGCTCAGTGGCACGCTGACCCGCCTGGCGACACTCACCGACCCGATCAGCCGCGACGCCCTCACCCGGCAACTGCTCGACGACTGCCTGTTTATCCTCGACAACACCTGCGTAGGCCTGGATCGCAGCGCTTTGCACAAGCGCAGCGCGGAACGCCAGTTGATGGCGCGCATCGGTGAATGGGCCGCCGATGCGCCGGATGAAACCGTCAACCTGCTGCAACTGGCGCAGATCGCTGGTGTGCCGCTGCGTCAGTTACAGCAAGGCTTCAAGACCTACACCGGCATGAGCCCGGCGCAGTGGTTGCGCTTGCGCCGGTTGAACGGCGCGCGACGTGAATTGTTGAATGCGGCCGGGGCGACGGTGGCCGAAGTGGCGATGAATTGGTCGTTCTGGCATTTGGGGCGGTTTTCACACAGCTACCGCGCGTTGTTCAAGGAACTGCCCAGCGAAACGTTGAAGCGCTCACTGTGA
- a CDS encoding SRPBCC family protein → MPTASAVIEIPVSADTVWQLVGGFNSLPDWLPLIATSEAGEGGRVRHLKTADGGVVVERLQTFDNVARTYSYTIEQSPFPVSAYLATLQVEALTESSAKVTWSGVFTPSAGTTDAQAEVLFAGVYSGGLEALRANFPA, encoded by the coding sequence GTGCCAACAGCATCTGCAGTGATTGAAATCCCGGTCTCGGCCGACACCGTCTGGCAACTCGTCGGCGGCTTCAACAGCCTGCCGGATTGGCTGCCGCTGATCGCCACCAGCGAAGCGGGCGAAGGCGGTCGCGTACGTCACCTCAAGACCGCCGACGGCGGCGTGGTGGTGGAGCGTTTGCAGACCTTCGACAACGTGGCCCGCACCTATAGCTACACGATCGAGCAATCGCCGTTTCCGGTGAGCGCGTACCTGGCGACGTTGCAGGTGGAGGCGCTGACGGAATCGTCGGCGAAGGTCACGTGGTCCGGCGTATTCACCCCGTCGGCGGGTACTACGGATGCGCAGGCGGAGGTCTTGTTCGCCGGCGTTTACAGCGGTGGGCTCGAGGCGCTGCGCGCAAATTTCCCGGCCTGA
- a CDS encoding alpha-ketoacid dehydrogenase subunit beta, whose protein sequence is MARKITYQQAINEALAQEMRRDQSVFIIGQDVSGGTGSPGEQDAWGGVLGVTKGLYPEFPERVLDAPLSEVGYVGMAVGAATRGMRPVCELMFVDFIGCCLDQLLNQAAKFRYMFGGKTTTPLVVRAMYGAGLRAAAQHSQMLTSMWTHIPGLKVVCPATPYDAKGMLIQAIRDNDPVIFLEHKMLYSLQGEVPEELYTVPFGEANFVREGRDVTLVTYGRMVHIALEAAANLARQGIDCEVLDLRTTSPLDEDSILESVEKTGRLVVIDESNPRCSIATDISALVAQQGFAFLRAPIEMVTAPHTPVPFSDALEDLYIPNAAKIEAAVLKIADKRTAA, encoded by the coding sequence ATGGCTCGCAAAATCACTTATCAGCAGGCAATCAACGAAGCCCTGGCCCAGGAAATGCGTCGGGACCAGAGCGTGTTCATCATCGGCCAGGACGTGTCCGGCGGCACCGGTTCCCCCGGTGAACAAGACGCCTGGGGCGGCGTGCTCGGCGTGACCAAGGGCTTGTACCCGGAATTTCCCGAGCGCGTGCTCGATGCGCCGCTGTCCGAAGTCGGCTACGTGGGCATGGCGGTCGGCGCCGCTACGCGGGGCATGCGCCCGGTGTGCGAGTTGATGTTCGTCGACTTTATCGGCTGCTGCCTCGACCAGTTGCTCAACCAGGCCGCCAAGTTTCGCTACATGTTCGGCGGCAAGACCACCACGCCCCTGGTCGTGCGCGCCATGTACGGCGCCGGCCTGCGCGCCGCCGCCCAGCATTCGCAGATGCTCACCTCGATGTGGACGCACATCCCTGGCCTCAAGGTGGTATGCCCGGCCACGCCGTACGATGCCAAGGGCATGCTGATCCAGGCGATCCGCGACAACGACCCGGTGATCTTTCTCGAACACAAGATGCTCTACAGCCTGCAGGGCGAAGTGCCGGAGGAGCTCTACACCGTCCCTTTCGGCGAAGCCAATTTTGTCCGCGAAGGCCGCGACGTGACCCTGGTGACTTACGGGCGCATGGTGCACATCGCCCTGGAAGCCGCCGCCAATCTGGCCCGCCAGGGCATCGACTGTGAAGTGCTGGACCTGCGTACCACCAGCCCGCTGGACGAGGACAGCATCCTGGAAAGCGTGGAGAAAACCGGGCGTCTGGTGGTGATCGACGAGTCCAACCCACGCTGTTCCATCGCCACCGATATCAGCGCGCTGGTGGCGCAGCAGGGGTTTGCGTTTCTGCGCGCGCCGATTGAAATGGTCACCGCGCCGCACACGCCGGTGCCGTTCTCCGATGCGCTGGAAGACCTGTATATCCCCAACGCCGCGAAGATCGAAGCCGCCGTGCTGAAGATCGCCGACAAGAGGACTGCCGCATGA
- a CDS encoding FAD-binding oxidoreductase, protein MMPSDDHVRSYYRATANAMPEHPCLGADLTADVCVIGGGFTGVNTAIELAQRGLSVVLLEARRIGWGASGRNGGQLIRGIGHDVSGFARYVGEEGVAYLQRAGIESVALVGERIREHAIDCDLRWGFCELANTPAQFAAFKGEQERLARQGYAHQTRLVGPRDMLDVVDSTQYAGGLVDMGSGHLHPLNLVLGEARVAESLGVRIFEHSHVLELIHGETVQVRCAGGTVRATHLVLACNAHLEELEPRLSGKVLPAGSYIIATEPLSVGLANQLIPQNLALCDQKVGLDYYRLSADRRLLFGGACHYSGRDPADIAAYMQPKLLKVFPQLADTAIAFQWGGMIGITANRFAQVGRLKQYPNVFYAQGYSGHGLNVTHWCARLLAEAIHAGHSQGLDIFSQVPHMTFPGGKALRSPLLALGMLWYRLREMMH, encoded by the coding sequence ATGATGCCGTCCGACGACCACGTGCGCTCCTATTACCGGGCCACGGCCAATGCCATGCCGGAGCACCCTTGTCTGGGCGCCGACCTGACGGCTGACGTGTGTGTGATCGGTGGTGGTTTCACCGGCGTCAACACCGCCATCGAGTTGGCCCAGCGCGGGCTTTCGGTGGTGTTGCTGGAGGCCAGGCGCATCGGCTGGGGCGCCAGCGGGCGCAATGGCGGGCAACTGATTCGCGGCATTGGCCACGATGTGTCGGGGTTCGCCAGGTATGTGGGCGAGGAGGGCGTGGCCTATTTGCAGCGCGCCGGCATCGAGTCGGTGGCGCTGGTGGGCGAGCGTATTCGCGAACACGCAATTGACTGTGACCTGCGCTGGGGCTTTTGCGAGTTGGCCAATACGCCGGCGCAGTTCGCCGCATTCAAGGGTGAGCAGGAGCGCCTGGCGCGCCAGGGATACGCGCATCAAACCCGTCTGGTGGGGCCACGGGACATGTTGGACGTGGTGGATTCGACGCAGTATGCCGGTGGCCTGGTGGACATGGGCTCCGGGCACTTGCACCCGCTGAACCTGGTGCTCGGCGAGGCACGGGTAGCCGAGTCACTGGGGGTGCGGATCTTTGAGCACAGCCACGTGCTGGAGCTGATTCATGGCGAGACTGTGCAGGTTCGTTGTGCGGGCGGCACAGTCCGCGCCACCCATCTGGTGCTGGCCTGCAATGCGCATCTGGAAGAGCTCGAACCGCGCCTGAGCGGCAAGGTGCTTCCCGCGGGCAGCTACATCATCGCCACCGAGCCCTTGTCAGTGGGACTGGCCAACCAACTGATCCCGCAGAACCTGGCGTTGTGCGACCAGAAAGTCGGCCTGGATTACTACCGGTTGTCCGCCGACCGTCGCTTGCTGTTCGGCGGCGCCTGCCACTACTCGGGGCGTGATCCGGCGGACATCGCCGCGTATATGCAGCCCAAGTTGCTCAAGGTATTCCCGCAACTGGCAGACACCGCCATCGCGTTCCAGTGGGGCGGCATGATCGGCATCACCGCCAACCGTTTTGCGCAGGTGGGGCGCTTGAAGCAGTACCCGAATGTGTTCTACGCCCAGGGCTATTCGGGCCACGGCCTGAACGTGACCCATTGGTGCGCACGGCTGCTGGCCGAGGCGATTCATGCCGGGCACAGCCAGGGCCTGGATATCTTCAGCCAGGTGCCGCACATGACGTTTCCGGGGGGCAAAGCCTTGCGCTCGCCGCTGCTGGCGCTGGGCATGTTGTGGTACCGGTTGCGGGAAATGATGCATTGA
- a CDS encoding sigma-54-dependent Fis family transcriptional regulator translates to MLAANSREHVDCVSRVVRNAERLPQAPVPALIFDSWRRSMEQHHLDPGSLQGPRILTEPLLKECRERAELFMRIAGEAVGQLHHRVRHADYCVMLTDAQGQTIDHRVDTAIRTDCRKAGLYLGTCWSEAEEGTCGVATVLTSKAAVTVHKRDHFRAAFIGLTCSAAPIFDPQGNLLGVMDASALKSPDDRRSQHLVRQMVAQSAEAIENAFFMHSARQHWVLQAHSTPGYVDSQPDLLLAWDQDGRLQALNSKARQALRLRFGQVPAHIGEVFDLDALRAVTDQSARHLQWRGAADALHVRVNTPQRTPRRAVPDTQVDPRVEEHLRLAVRVKDRHLPVLVQGETGAGKEVFARQLHERSARRTGPFVAVNCAAIPENLIESELFGYVAGAFTGASSKGMPGLLVQADGGTLFLDEIGDMPLALQTRLLRVMAEGEVAPLGGAKTRTVDIQVICASHRDLAVLVSDGRFREDLYFRLGCARFCLPPLRERTDKLALINRLLAQEARTSGVSLGIGHAALELLLGYAWPGNVRQLRHVLAYACAVCECGTLQVADLPVEIRGEQVPVLAEQSVSPERQLVLDALIRHRWKPLPTAQALGISRATLYRRVNQLGIDMPGKTS, encoded by the coding sequence ATGCTCGCCGCGAACTCCAGAGAGCACGTCGACTGCGTCAGTCGCGTGGTACGCAATGCCGAGCGCCTGCCCCAGGCGCCAGTGCCGGCGTTGATTTTCGATTCCTGGCGCCGCTCCATGGAACAACACCACCTGGACCCTGGCTCGCTGCAAGGGCCGCGCATCCTCACCGAACCTTTGCTCAAGGAATGCCGCGAACGCGCCGAGCTGTTCATGCGTATCGCCGGTGAAGCCGTCGGGCAACTGCACCACCGCGTACGCCATGCCGATTACTGCGTGATGCTCACCGACGCCCAGGGCCAGACCATCGACCACCGCGTGGACACGGCCATTCGTACCGACTGCCGCAAGGCCGGCCTGTACCTGGGCACCTGCTGGTCGGAAGCCGAAGAAGGCACCTGCGGCGTGGCCACCGTGCTCACCAGCAAGGCCGCGGTGACGGTGCACAAGCGCGACCACTTTCGCGCAGCCTTTATCGGCCTGACCTGCTCCGCCGCACCGATCTTCGACCCTCAGGGCAACCTGCTCGGCGTGATGGACGCCTCGGCGCTCAAGTCCCCGGATGACCGGCGCAGCCAGCACCTGGTACGGCAAATGGTGGCGCAGAGCGCCGAGGCCATCGAGAACGCGTTCTTCATGCACAGCGCCCGCCAGCACTGGGTGCTCCAGGCCCATAGCACGCCAGGCTACGTGGACAGCCAGCCCGACCTGCTGCTGGCGTGGGATCAGGATGGACGCCTGCAGGCCTTGAACAGCAAGGCACGCCAGGCCCTGCGCCTGCGCTTTGGCCAGGTGCCGGCGCATATCGGCGAGGTGTTTGACCTGGATGCGTTGCGCGCGGTTACCGACCAATCGGCGCGCCACCTGCAATGGCGCGGCGCGGCGGACGCCCTGCATGTGCGGGTCAACACCCCGCAGCGCACGCCGCGCCGGGCGGTGCCGGACACCCAGGTCGACCCGCGCGTGGAGGAGCACCTGCGCCTGGCCGTGCGGGTCAAGGACCGCCACCTGCCGGTGCTGGTGCAAGGCGAAACCGGCGCGGGCAAGGAAGTGTTCGCCCGCCAACTGCATGAGCGCAGTGCCCGTCGCACAGGCCCGTTTGTCGCGGTGAACTGCGCGGCCATCCCCGAGAACCTGATCGAAAGCGAGCTGTTCGGCTATGTCGCCGGGGCCTTTACCGGAGCGTCCAGCAAAGGCATGCCGGGGCTGCTGGTGCAGGCCGATGGCGGCACGCTGTTCCTCGATGAAATCGGCGACATGCCGCTGGCCCTGCAAACCCGCCTGCTACGGGTGATGGCCGAAGGCGAAGTGGCGCCCCTGGGCGGGGCCAAGACCCGCACGGTGGATATTCAGGTGATCTGCGCCAGCCACCGCGACCTGGCAGTGCTGGTCAGCGATGGGCGTTTTCGTGAAGACCTGTACTTTCGCCTCGGCTGCGCGCGCTTCTGCCTGCCGCCGTTGCGCGAGCGCACCGACAAGCTGGCGCTGATCAACCGCCTGTTGGCGCAGGAGGCGCGCACCAGCGGGGTGTCGTTGGGTATCGGCCACGCGGCCCTGGAATTGCTGCTCGGTTATGCCTGGCCGGGCAACGTGCGGCAACTGCGCCACGTGCTGGCGTACGCCTGCGCGGTGTGCGAATGCGGCACGCTGCAGGTGGCGGATCTGCCGGTTGAGATTCGCGGTGAGCAGGTGCCGGTGCTGGCCGAACAGAGCGTCAGCCCCGAGCGCCAGCTGGTGCTGGATGCGTTGATTCGGCATCGCTGGAAGCCGTTGCCGACGGCGCAGGCGCTGGGGATTTCCAGGGCGACCCTGTACCGGCGGGTTAACCAGTTGGGCATCGATATGCCCGGCAAAACCAGCTGA
- a CDS encoding acetoin dehydrogenase dihydrolipoyllysine-residue acetyltransferase subunit, whose translation MIHTLTMPKWGLSMTEGRIDVWLKQPGDRVEKGEEVLDVETDKISSSVEAPFSGVLRRVLALSDETLPVGALLGIVVEGEATEQEIDAVIDRFQAGFVSSAAEAETSGPSAQKVEAGGRLLRYLDLGEGGTPLVLVHGFGGDLNNWLFNQPALAAERRVIALDLPGHGESGKQLQTGDAQELSQALLALLDHLKLDRVHLAGHSMGGLVALTVADQAPGRVASLTLIASAGLGPDINGDYLHGFAEANNRNALKPQLVQLFSDPALVTRQMLEDMLKFKRLEGVDQALRQLNARLFDGGRQMTDLRHVVGRQPSLVIWGSDDAIIPAGHAQGLEAQLEILPGQGHMVQLEAADQVNQLIATFLNTQP comes from the coding sequence ATGATCCATACCTTGACCATGCCCAAGTGGGGGCTGTCGATGACCGAGGGCCGCATCGACGTCTGGCTCAAGCAGCCGGGTGACCGAGTGGAGAAGGGCGAGGAGGTGCTCGACGTCGAAACTGACAAGATCTCCAGCAGTGTCGAGGCACCGTTCAGCGGCGTCTTGCGCCGGGTGCTGGCGTTGAGCGACGAGACCTTGCCGGTGGGCGCGTTGCTCGGGATCGTGGTGGAGGGCGAAGCCACCGAGCAAGAGATTGATGCAGTGATCGACCGCTTCCAGGCCGGGTTTGTCTCCAGTGCGGCCGAGGCCGAAACCTCGGGGCCGAGCGCGCAGAAAGTCGAGGCAGGTGGGCGCTTGCTGCGCTATCTGGACCTCGGCGAAGGCGGCACGCCGCTGGTGCTGGTGCATGGTTTTGGCGGCGACTTGAATAACTGGCTGTTCAACCAACCGGCCCTGGCCGCCGAACGCCGGGTAATCGCCCTGGATTTACCGGGGCATGGTGAGTCGGGCAAGCAGTTGCAAACGGGTGACGCCCAGGAACTGAGCCAGGCGCTGCTGGCGCTGCTCGATCACCTCAAGCTCGACCGCGTGCACCTGGCCGGGCATTCCATGGGTGGGCTGGTGGCGCTGACGGTTGCCGACCAGGCCCCCGGTCGCGTTGCGTCGCTGACGCTGATCGCCAGCGCCGGCCTGGGGCCGGACATCAATGGCGATTACCTGCACGGGTTTGCCGAGGCCAATAACCGCAACGCGCTCAAACCGCAGTTGGTGCAGTTGTTCAGCGACCCGGCGCTGGTGACGCGCCAGATGCTGGAGGACATGCTCAAGTTCAAGCGGCTGGAAGGGGTGGATCAGGCGTTGCGGCAGCTCAATGCCAGGTTGTTTGACGGCGGCCGGCAGATGACGGACCTGCGCCATGTGGTCGGTCGACAGCCAAGCCTGGTGATCTGGGGCAGTGACGACGCAATCATCCCGGCCGGGCATGCCCAGGGGTTGGAAGCTCAGCTGGAAATATTGCCGGGGCAGGGGCATATGGTGCAGTTGGAAGCGGCGGACCAAGTCAACCAACTGATCGCAACCTTCCTCAACACTCAGCCCTGA
- a CDS encoding polyamine ABC transporter substrate-binding protein, which produces MRLVNKLLPLALVAAFSSTGQAAQTVSVYNWTDYIGETTLADFQAKTGIKVIYDVFDSNETLEGKLLAGRTGYDVVVPSNHFLARQVKAGAFLKLDRAQLPNFKNLDPKLLKLLEKNDPGNAHSVPYLWGTNGIGYNVDKVKQVLGIDHIDSWAVLFEPQNIKKLNQCGVAFLDSADELFPAILNYMGKDPRSENPKDYQEAEAKLLTLRPYITYFHSSKYISDLANGDICVAFGYSGDVFQAANRAKEAKNGVNIAYSIPKEGSNLWFDLLAIPADAGNPKQAHAFINYLLDPEVIAKVSASVGYANANPAAKAFMDPELVNNPEVYPPQEVLDKLYISTTPTPATMRLMTRAWSKVKTNK; this is translated from the coding sequence ATGCGTCTTGTGAACAAGCTTCTCCCGCTGGCTCTGGTGGCCGCGTTCAGCAGCACCGGCCAAGCGGCACAAACGGTGAGTGTCTACAACTGGACCGACTATATCGGCGAGACCACCCTGGCTGATTTTCAGGCCAAAACGGGGATCAAGGTGATCTATGACGTGTTCGACTCCAACGAAACCCTGGAGGGCAAGTTGTTGGCGGGCCGCACCGGGTACGACGTGGTGGTGCCGTCCAACCACTTCCTGGCGCGTCAGGTGAAGGCCGGCGCGTTCCTCAAGCTTGACCGTGCGCAGTTGCCCAACTTCAAGAACCTCGATCCCAAGCTGCTCAAGCTGCTGGAGAAAAACGACCCGGGCAATGCGCACTCGGTACCGTACCTGTGGGGCACCAATGGCATCGGCTACAACGTCGACAAGGTCAAGCAGGTGCTGGGCATCGACCATATCGACTCGTGGGCGGTGTTGTTCGAGCCGCAAAACATCAAGAAGCTCAATCAATGCGGTGTGGCCTTCCTCGACTCGGCGGATGAGCTGTTCCCGGCGATCCTCAACTACATGGGCAAGGACCCGCGCAGCGAGAACCCCAAGGACTATCAGGAAGCCGAAGCCAAACTGCTGACCCTGCGCCCGTACATCACGTACTTCCATTCCTCCAAGTACATTTCGGACCTGGCCAACGGTGATATCTGCGTGGCGTTCGGCTATTCAGGCGATGTGTTCCAAGCCGCCAACCGGGCCAAGGAAGCCAAGAATGGGGTGAACATTGCGTACTCGATTCCCAAGGAAGGCTCCAACCTGTGGTTCGACCTGCTGGCGATTCCGGCTGACGCCGGCAATCCGAAACAGGCCCACGCGTTTATCAACTACCTGCTCGACCCCGAAGTGATCGCCAAGGTCAGCGCCTCGGTGGGTTACGCCAACGCCAACCCGGCGGCCAAGGCGTTCATGGACCCGGAACTGGTGAACAACCCTGAGGTGTACCCGCCTCAGGAGGTGCTCGACAAACTCTATATTTCCACCACGCCCACCCCGGCGACCATGCGCCTGATGACCCGCGCCTGGAGCAAAGTGAAGACCAATAAATGA